The genomic stretch GTGATATTAGATACATCTTTCACTGGAAGACCAGCATCTCTCAAAGATTTTGCTGTTCCACCAGATGCGACTAAAGACAAACCTAGTTCATGTAACTTTTTAGCAAATGGTaaaagatttgttttatcgGATACACTCAATAATGCTAGAAAtagaataacaaaataaaataagttaaTTTTATGACATAAATATACTAGTTACTTTATTTGGCAAAGtttattgaataaaaaaaatttataaacaatatctttataatatataacattacAAAATATTCATAATTGCAATAATACTAGCAATTATAATCGCATaagcaataaattaataatatatcaataactaatatttaaatcaattatagatattaataaattctaATCATAAGTATTCCAGGTCtggaaaatttgatttttcaCTCATTTATTCTCATTtatgtttcttaatttttccttaataattacaaatatacttACCTAAATTTCCAGCAGACATGGTTTTATTTCTTCTAAAAATATTACTGTGAAAAGAAATCAGTCTGAACGAAATTCAACGCTTACGGGTATTGCAAGCACAATGGGAGAGATTCAACAAGTGTGCAACTCTGAAATTATCTTATCCCCCATTATAATCCGTactgtgtatacatatatgtatataaatatgtataggtAACTAAATACTACACACGTGTTCACGAATGTGTATACGAAATAGCATCGAATATTAtaacttcaaaatattttgcaatttgcGGGGGTCTTAAAGATCAAATGTTATCACATTAgataaaatatcttataataaacTGCAAGTATTGACTTAAAAAATTGATACAACttgcaaaatatattttcatcgttgaaatattttgatacactttttatattattgtaagtTATGCTAAGGTCATAATACATTGTACATTATAcataattgtatatattatatataaatacagaGATCTATTTAAAGAACTACTAATGGCCTTGACATGCTTTAAAAAAGTCTATTTTTGAGATATTTTTTCATACAACAATAAATAAGGCAGATATTTAGGTGATCTTATTTAACTGGGTTACCCTATATATtgacataaaaatatattaactgtatatatgtatgtatacatatattattatatacatattattattattattatatatatataatttatatattatagtaataatataaaattaaataaaattactcaAATTTTATACATTAAGGATACTTCAGaatgtttataaaattcatacaaTCTACAAAAGTAACTTTTATGACGTAAATAGCTCACTGTTGCCATAAAAGTTTCACCGATATGATAAATCACATGTAACAAAACAAGCAAACATCATTTGAGAGTTTGAACGAAATAGaataataatctttaaattattctatgatttatttgttattaatgcaacttatcaattatttattattgaattaATAATATACAGAGGAAGAAGGGCAGGAATATTTTTTGCTGATAATGATATAAAGAAATcgctttaatttatttcaagaaatttattatgcacatttttcaaatgtttaatgtaataaattaatcaCTGTTAATAACAATAGTAACAGCCTACTATTTTAGATAAAATAATTCTGTTATTTTTTAGATTTAGGATACATTTTTAGTTAAACGATTTAAATACATTAGTACAAATAAGGCACCTGAATCTAATTTACCGTTAATATCATATTGATCAATGTTATATTCAAGGCAAAAAAGATGTTACATACATCAGTATGTGTggtaataaatataatgttaaCAGGCATATCTCGGTTAAAGAACATactgtagaataaaaattgatattatttaaaatcatttcatgataatgttataacttaaaATGTATTGTAATTATAGCCTGTCTTACAAAGTTTATATAGTTTTCTATTCATAAAGAACTAGCTActcaaagaaaaagaataacGTAAAAGAATTGATAACATTACCATTatctaaatatttcaaaaataacaatttcaaTGTTGCACATTGCATATTTTAAACAAGCATTTTCacaaacaattttatatatttgcaatttatAAGAATAACAAGATTCTAAATGAATGTCTAAAATCAAAAAATATACCAATATacagttaaaaattaaaaacaaacacTATATTCTTGAAAAGTATTGCATTAAAAGTTGCTGAATCTTAACATTATCACATTTGTATTGTTTTTATGATTATTGCAgttaattttctttaaatatagtTATCCTTAAATTCTTTATTATAAGACTGTTCTTAAATCTCATTCATCATtatcaaaaaagaaaacatgCAAAGACTTTCATCCTGtttcattaattataaacaGTATATTAGAACTTAGCACAAATATGactattttacatatttatatttattttactaatCAATTTTGTATACTTCCATAAACATTTATTAAAAGTgaatattatcaaaaatattttccaataaaactgaaaatatttttatacaaaaatatataaaaagcacATTATGTAAGATAGCGATTTTAATGCAGCACTTAACatggaaaattattcttttctacatataatataattctatacttctatagtaatataaaaatgaataaaattttgttttaaagtATCATTAAAACatgtatatgtttatatttttttacagaGGAACAACATTAATGTTTTAGTCCTGAGGAGCAACGTaaattattctaaaaaatattttatcaaatattcttGTTAGTAAATACATAATTCGATTATTCCTTCTTGTATCTAGTAAAGAAAGATAATCatctatgaaaatgaaatatttcacaaTACTGAATTTTTGtcattaaaaaacaaatttttcctAAATTCTGATTACTACAGCATCAGAGTTggaaaaaaaattgtatcgaaTATTAATGTGCCTGATTGTTGTAgtttaaaattacaattttgtcaaactacataaaatatatcaatttttacCTAGATTGTTTTATTTCTCATCACCTATTCgtctttttcgtaaaaatctAACAATGGCAACTTCCTTCCTTACCACTTTCACAATAACTATGACATATCTACTTTTTTGGCGAATTCAGTAAATCTATacgttccttttcttcttccgtgagaaatattttggtaATTACTATATCACCTGTACTATACGTTTGGCAAGCCACACTAGTTACGGTATTATAATCTGGTCGTggacttttatttttatcttgacACGAGCATACACACTTTGTCGGAGATACATCTGCACTGCTTGAGGAAAACTGATCAGTTGTAGAACCAGTAACAGCTGAAAGAATAGCTTCtaatttttcaatcttttcaaATCTATCCATTCGTCCATCAGAAAGAATTTCATCTACCATTTGCATTGATTCTGTGAGGCTTAGAGTATCAGAATTCTGTGATGACACTAGACCacctataaaaataaatatataaatatatgtaaccaTATGGATATCACTAAATAATGCAAATTATTAACTGTAAAATGTACCAGAATGTGAATTTTCAGAAGTATAACTTTCTATACTATGATACTGCAAATCTTCAATCTTATCATCCTCATCATCATCACTACTTTCACCTTTATCTTGACCCATGTTTTCaagtttttctaattttcttgcAACTTTATAACTACCTTTCAGTTTCTCCTTCTCATCTTCAGTAAGATCAAGATAACGCAAAAGGCGTATTTCACGATTgcttaaaacaatatttttggTAGTTGCTTCTTCCATTCTTTTTTTCAAATCTGCAACTTCTGTTTCCACTTTCCGttgtttctttcgcgtttttacTTCTGCAGGTTTAATATGTAATTGAATTTGCTCCTCACACAGCTCATTAAAAAGACCTTGTACTTCTGGTTTTATAAGTCTAATAATATCATAAGCAAAGAAAACAATTATAATTAACAAAGGGCACCTAAGATGCAATTATCATCTAcacaaaattaaagaaatactGTTTTGGTTATTCATTCGTTAAgtcatttgtaaataaatttgtaaatgtaaaataatgaaCTACTACATTAAATATACATAGGACAAATCAAtcaataaacaaaaaataattaaatactacACCTAGACATGGAGACATATATTTGTGGAACCAAACTCAGAACATCACTGCTAGCATAAATGAGCATATCTCGTGTTAATGGACGCCTACACCAGTATCTTTGATTATTACGATAGATATTTTTCAATTGTTCTTTTAATGGATTACTTGGAGCACCATAATGATCACATAGTGTATTCAAATTAACATTCTTAACTTTATATACAGGTTTACCAGTTTCTTGAAATTGCAATACAGCATGAGCTGCCTAGAAATATAAACACAATTTATTCTTTAAGCATCATATACTTTTAGTATTTTatattctaaaaaatatttaaaaaaactttAATAATTGTGAATCTTAAATACCTGTGTATCAAAAACATTATTCAACATAATTTTAAATTGTCTGTACAAATTGACACTGTCATTTCTACAATCATGAATCACCTAAAACAATACATACAATTAATAATCAAAATAAAACCATGAAAGCATAAATAAATCTACAAagtgtaataaaatttcaagtTTTAATTCTACTTTAATATCAAGTTTTAAATATTGTTCCTTACTTTAATAACATCTTTATGTTCTAGAAGTTTTTGAAGGCCTCCAGCTTGTACAAGATTAGGACAAGCAAATAAATCGAACACATATGCTTGTCCAGACATAGTTCCAATTTGTACAAGTGTCAGTTGTCCTTTAACTCCTAAATTTATTCCTTCGCAGTCAAACGAAACAACTATTTTACCATTTGGAGGAGGCTTACGAGGATTTATTATATCTTCTATAATTTGAAGACTCTCCCTGggatttactattattttagtTTGTTGCAATATCTTTAATTTCCAAGCATCTCCCATTTGCATGGTTTGTAAACTTCTATCCTTTTCTGTATTATCTGCTAAAGTCTTCATTACAAGCATATTTATTCTTTGTTTCAAAGTTTGTTGTTGCAAGCTTACTGGAGGAGAGCTATTATTACTTTCAATAGATGGAGAATGAGAGTTTTGTACAGAATTAATCTGACTTGTAACATTGGTACTAATAGATTCTGAATTAACTGTTTGCACGGATGCTTGAGTATTGTTTGGTTGAATAACTTGATTTATATTTGCTTTGTCTGAAGTATTATTTTGATTTCTTGTAGAATTTGGAAATCTCGTTTTTGCTTTTC from Bombus vancouverensis nearcticus chromosome 9, iyBomVanc1_principal, whole genome shotgun sequence encodes the following:
- the egl gene encoding egl_like_exo domain-containing protein, whose product is MDSSEYETVRNMTLLFFLELLVDKGGPRTLHDLSCQFGAKGFTKEMRQIAGGSQSGLKKFLAQYPMLFLINGDYVSVNTFQQVVEEENGCKLGGKRDYAREAVEYFTNKLMQYGVGTEVPIKSLLGHRSQASPEVRHISGQHYKEFRDFLIKYPDAFVVTEDNVMLKQYEGMKAEPFVELEPDIPIDPEITAKLLDFLCECIEQKGPILVDQMFNIVNDKFSYENWTSIFKTPQDLCTFVKMFPDAFHVQSNLVTLIGRPKSSPIEGKAKTRFPNSTRNQNNTSDKANINQVIQPNNTQASVQTVNSESISTNVTSQINSVQNSHSPSIESNNSSPPVSLQQQTLKQRINMLVMKTLADNTEKDRSLQTMQMGDAWKLKILQQTKIIVNPRESLQIIEDIINPRKPPPNGKIVVSFDCEGINLGVKGQLTLVQIGTMSGQAYVFDLFACPNLVQAGGLQKLLEHKDVIKVIHDCRNDSVNLYRQFKIMLNNVFDTQAAHAVLQFQETGKPVYKVKNVNLNTLCDHYGAPSNPLKEQLKNIYRNNQRYWCRRPLTRDMLIYASSDVLSLVPQIYVSMSRLIKPEVQGLFNELCEEQIQLHIKPAEVKTRKKQRKVETEVADLKKRMEEATTKNIVLSNREIRLLRYLDLTEDEKEKLKGSYKVARKLEKLENMGQDKGESSDDDEDDKIEDLQYHSIESYTSENSHSGGLVSSQNSDTLSLTESMQMVDEILSDGRMDRFEKIEKLEAILSAVTGSTTDQFSSSSADVSPTKCVCSCQDKNKSPRPDYNTVTSVACQTYSTGDIVITKIFLTEEEKERIDLLNSPKK